A stretch of the Dioscorea cayenensis subsp. rotundata cultivar TDr96_F1 chromosome 4, TDr96_F1_v2_PseudoChromosome.rev07_lg8_w22 25.fasta, whole genome shotgun sequence genome encodes the following:
- the LOC120259087 gene encoding protease Do-like 10, mitochondrial: protein MIRSLRALRKLSVSCRPSPRPPRFSASPLLSESLSPSPHLLLPAFSLCSTFGTVSLGGNTSGYGGNASSAAEAEEVGEEEGVVSYRQTDAYAAIELALDSVVKVFTVSSSPNYFLPWQNKSQRESMGSGFVLPGQRIVTNAHVVADHTFVLVRKHGSPTKYKAEVQAIGHECDLALLTVESEEFWDGMRYLELGDIPYLQEAVAVVGYPQGGDNISVTKGVVSRVEPTQYVHGASQLMAIQIDAAINPGNSGGPAIMGDRVAGVAFQNLSGADNIGYIIPVPIIKHFLDGIEEKGNYVGFCSLGLSCQPTENAQLREHFRMRSEMTGVLVSKVNPLSDAHKVLKKDDIVLAFDGVPIANDGTVPFRNRERITFDHLVSMKKPEEKATLTVLREGVEHEFNITLRPLQPLVPVHQFEKLPSYYIFAGLVFVPLTQPYLHEYGEDWYNTSPRRLCERALRELPKKAGEQLIVLSQVLMDDINAGYERLAELQVKKVNGVEVGNLKHLCRLVEDCIEGSLRLDLDDERVIVLNYQNAKMATSRILKRHRIPSAMSSDLVNEDAAGSN from the exons ATGATCCGTTCTCTGCGCGCTCTCCGGAAGCTCTCCGTCTCTTGCCGGCCATCTCCACGTCCACCCCGCTTCTCGGCTTCTCCTCTTCTCTCTGAGTCGCTCTCTCCTTCTCCTCACCTTCTCCTGCCTGCCTTCTCTCTCTGTTCAACTTTTGGGACTGTTTCTCTTGGAGGGAATACCAGTGGATATGGTGGTAATGCTTCTAGTGCTGCAGAGGCGGAGGAGGTgggggaggaggagggggtgGTGAGTTATCGGCAGACGGATGCGTATGCGGCGATCGAGCTGGCGCTGGACTCGGTGGTGAAGGTGTTCACGGTGTCGAGTAGCCCTAACTACTTCCTACCCTGGCAGAACAAGTCGCAGAGGGAGAGCATGGGGTCTG GGTTTGTGCTTCCTGGTCAAAGGATTGTAACCAATGCGCATGTAGTAGCTGATCATACTTTTGTTTTGGTGAGAAAGCATGGTTCTCCAACCAAATACAAGGCAGAAGTCCAAGCCATTGGGCATGAATGTGATCTTGCACTTCTTACTGTTGAAAGTGAAGAATTTTGGGACGGGATGCGTTATCTAGAGCTGGGTGACATTCCATATTTACAGGAAGCGGTAGCTGTTGTTGGATACCCACAAG GTGGAGATAACATTTCTGTTACTAAAGGGGTTGTCTCTAGAGTTGAGCCAACACAATATGTTCATGGTGCTTCCCAGCTTATGGCTATACAGATCGATGCTGCTATCAACCCAGGGAACAGTGGGGGGCCTGCAATTATGGGAGACAGGGTTGCTGGAGTGGCTTTCCAAAACCTTTCAGGTGCGGACAACATTGG TTATATTATACCTGTCCCTATCATAAAACATTTTCTTGATGGGATAGAGGAGAAGGGAAACTATGTTGGTTTCTGTTCTCTTGGACTGTCATGCCAGCCTACTGAAAATGCTCAATTAAGAGAACATTTCCGGATGCGCTCTGAAATGACTGGTGTGCTTGTCAGCAAAGTTAACCCTCTTTCAGATGCCCATAAAGTGTTGAAGAAAGATGACATTGTTCTTGCCTTTGATGGTGTGCCAATAGCAAATGATGGAACAG TTCCTTTCCGGAATAGAGAGAGGATAACCTTTGATCATCTTGTCTCAATGAAGAAACCAGAAGAAAAGGCCACTCTTACGGTTTTGAGAGAGGGTGTGGAGCACGAATTCAACATAACCCTCCGTCCT CTACAACCGCTGGTCCCGGTTCACCAATTTGAAAAATTGCCTAGCTATTATATTTTTGCTGGCTTGGTCTTTGTCCCTTTAACACAGCCCTATCTTCATGAATATGGAGAAGATTGGTACAATACTTCACCTCGTCGACTTTGTGAACGGGCTTTGCGAGAGCTGCCAAAGAAAGCTGGTGAACAACTAATCGTCCTTTCTCAG GTCTTGATGGATGATATAAACGCGGGTTATGAACGATTGGCTGAATTACAG GTGAAGAAAGTTAATGGTGTCGAGGTCGGAAACCTGAAACATTTGTGTAGACTAGTAGAGGACTGCATAGAAGGAAGTTTACGGTTAGATTTAGATGACGAGAGAGTTATCGTATTGAACTACCAGAACGCAAAAATGGCAACCTCACGAATCCTGAAGCGTCATCGAATACCATCAGCAATGTCTAGTGATCTTGTGAACGAAGATGCAGCAGGCtcaaattga
- the LOC120259086 gene encoding pentatricopeptide repeat-containing protein At1g71490-like gives MPSRSPTAIAAPHKLHQLLKYFPKSWTKPLPSKDQPSLRSAFATIQLLCSNGHLSQAFKAFSFLLHLHSPPPCLLQHPISSLLSCSTTLTALSPGLQLHARCITIGIAGNPFLISRLTSFYSSLGLLHDAILIVISSNIKRALSWNLLISAFCRRGLWREAIIAFAEMVGNGVEVDKYTYASVLSACGEILDFNCGRLVHKCIVCCGLELDLFVHNALVSMYAKCGDFVSARNVFDRMPERDVVSWNSMISGYLSKGIRAEAFELVERMRIENVEVNSITWNAVLGGNLRMGNYVEVLKMISQMRRGASVIDFVTLIIGLNACSRLRDMKSGRQIHGMLVRMGCDLFENVRNALITMYSRCDDTVHAYVSFRMDTDRSLVCWNAMVAGFAHTDQVKEACLVFQELISCGMKPNYVTMVTMLSLCACVADLQHGRELHCYIMKHRFKGGGRQLLSNCLLDMYSKSGYGMQGDGTISLKLFNRMIECGIEPDHITMVAILSACSHSGLVTQGQMLFDKMVSLHGIVPQMEHYSCMVDLFGRVGLLRKAEEIMIRMPFPPSTAMLATLIGACQAHRNIEIGKRAADKLLEMKPQDPRHYVLIASMYVSAKSLEGVVNVRTLMRDMGIWKAPSWASIELDGKLYPFLAGKKSNPNAPAIYQLLFWLMKHLKDAGYVANGEVE, from the exons ATGCCATCTCGCTCTCCGACCGCCATTGCCGCACCTCACAAGCTCCACCAATTACTCAAGTACTTTCCCAAGTCATGGACGAAACCACTGCCATCCAAGGATCAGCCATCACTCCGCTCCGCCTTCGCCACAATCCAACTACTCTGCTCCAATGGCCACCTCTCCCAAGCCTTCAAAGCTTTCTCCTTTCTCCTCCATCTTCATTCACCTCCCCCCTGTCTCCTCCAACACCCCATCTCCTCCCTCCTCTCCTGCTCCACCACTCTCACAGCTCTCTCACCAGGTCTCCAGCTCCATGCGCGCTGTATCACCATCGGAATCGCCGGAAATCCGTTCCTCATCTCCAGGCTGACGTCCTTCTACTCCTCTCTCGGCCTCCTTCATGACGCGATTCTCATCGTCATTTCGTCGAACATTAAGCGTGCTTTGTCATGGAACTTGTTGATATCCGCTTTTTGCCGTCGTGGGCTCTGGCGGGAAGCCATCATTGCCTTCGCCGAGATGGTTGGGAATGGCGTCGAGGTTGATAAGTATACCTACGCTTCGGTTCTCAGTGCTTGTGGTGAGATTCTTGATTTCAATTGTGGGAGGTTGGTGCATAAATGCATTGTGTGCTGTGGATTGGAGTTGGATTTGTTTGTTCACAATGCATTGGTTTCAATGTATGCCAAGTGTGGTGATTTCGTGAGTGCTCGCAATGTGTTTGATAGAATGCCTGAAAGAGATGTTGTCTCGTGGAACTCAATGATCTCTGGGTATTTGTCAAAAGGGATTAGGGCGGAGGCCTTTGAGCTTGTGGAAAGAATGAGAATTGAGAATGTAGAAGTTAATTCAATCACTTGGAATGCTGTTCTTGGAGGAAATCTTCGGATGGGTAATTATGTTGAGGTGCTCAAAATGATCTCTCAGATGAGAAGAGGTGCCTCGGTTATCGATTTTGTGACGTTGATTATCGGTTTGAATGCATGTTCGAGACTCAGGGATATGAAATCAGGGAGGCAGATACATGGCATGCTTGTTAGAATGGGATGTGATTTGTTTGAGAATGTCCGGAATGCGTTGATAACAATGTATTCAAGGTGTGACGACACAGTTCATGCTTATGTTTCGTTTAGAATGGATACGGACCGGAGTTTGGTTTGTTGGAATGCCATGGTTGCTGGCTTTGCGCACACAGACCAAGTGAAAGAAGCTTGTTTGGTTTTTCAGGAGCTGATTTCTTGCGGAATGAAACCGAATTATGTGACAATGGTGACAATGTTATCTCTATGTGCCTGTGTTGCAGACCTCCAACACGGCCGGGAGCTTCACTGTTATATAATGAAACACAGATTCAAAGGCGGTGGCCGCCAATTGCTGTCTAACTGTCTGCTTGACATGTATTCCAAGTCAG GTTATGGAATGCAAGGAGATGGAACTATTTCCTTGAAGCTCTTCAACAGGATGATTGAATGTGGGATAGAACCCGATCACATAACAATGGTGGCCATTCTCTCGGCTTGTAGTCATTCTGGGCTAGTAACACAAGGACAAATGCTGTTCGATAAAATGGTCAGCTTGCATGGAATTGTCCCACAAATGGAGCATTACTCCTGCATGGTTGATCTATTTGGACGAGTCGGTTTATTGAGGAAAGCAGAGGAGATTATGATCAGAATGCCATTCCCGCCGAGCACTGCAATGTTAGCAACACTTATTGGTGCATGTCAAGCTCACAGAAATATCGAGATTGGAAAAAGAGCAGCTGATAAACTTCTAGAGATGAAGCCACAGGATCCAAGACACTATGTTTTGATTGCTAGCATGTATGTATCTGCTAAATCTCTGGAAGGAGTAGTTAATGTGAGGACACTGATGAGAGACATGGGTATATGGAAAGCTCCTTCTTGGGCGTCAATTGAATTGGATGGTAAATTGTATCCATTTCTTGCAGGCAAGAAATCAAACCCAAACGCTCCTGCTATTTATCAATTGTTGTTTTGGTTGATGAAGCATTTGAAGGATGCTGGATATGTTGCTAATGGGGAGGTTGAGTGA
- the LOC120258770 gene encoding TPR repeat-containing protein ZIP4: protein MKISELSPDSRRGGSRSPSDPAASPPIEELEAAISAAEFLSPFDPSASALAARLRAAISRLASNPSPLPDPIRFHLWKLSYRLWNACVDLSNASRATTPSPCLADLRLAAADILLLAGAPPGVPSPEIKSASFFLKTGLSYHDLRRLDLAAKCFERATDLISTVPIHGEEERNLLLEVNLARSRTAWEDSDRNLAIALLNRSKNLVATSPAAFKALAEQYLQCAKLDLSNRSQEGVGPISDASKLLSEALDLCEKGILEAKGKASGDKLALEGLRERCLKFIAAERLGAGDYEGVLRCVRVLRGGNTNPSAGEHASVGYVAMRAWLGMGRVEEAENELRAMMETMGVATEGVVLAAAELFVGVAGAEEGKRVVEGLVGRCQTGAATALRLVRRVAEGGNGTAAAATRVSVVAELAGDDKVVAAFEVPAAAKERAAMHALLWNFGADHFRLKDYHTSAEMFEKSMLYVPNDEENRPRRSNCFRVLSLCHLGLAQLDRAQEFIDEAEKLEPNIKCAFLKFKIYLQKKDEKQAINQMQTMVSCSDFNPEFLTLSTHEAIACQSFPVAVSSLALLLNLYSPGKPMPMSEVAALRNLITLLHRSSDTDHEILKYTKHARMRMAELGADNFFGKGAVRSRELNWFAGTSWNMGLKTGKDKRFDFCAEFLELAAEFYSTSIDGNEGNPAMLWKSLILSVSAMISVEEQLKVTLPSSDIKKAIEMLNRAGKILSTLPPSIDQTGEESTLIFLHTFNTYQLLNRLDVNDIRSQQLQLIKNFASLKACTPEHLLHLGLAASQGTLPNLDAAEFSLNACLSAALALPSPDYRIISIAIRKLAGLGQVHGSDAAYSIYKQAYQIIVGLKEGEYPVEEGKWLAMTAWNKSGMAVRLRQVDTARRWMKMGLDLSRHLPGMNIYTREMEQCFENFEKLCGSTNSFTSEAEETGTKSIS from the exons ATGAAGATCTCCGAGCTTTCGCCGGACTCTCGTCGGGGAGGATCCCGATCTCCTTCGGATCCGGCGGCATCGCCGCCTATTGAAGAGCTCGAGGCCGCCATTAGCGCTGCGGAGTTTCTCTCCCCTTTCGATCCCTCTGCATCCGCTCTTGCTGCCCGCCTCCGTGCCGCCATTTCCCGCCTCGCCTCCAACCCTTCTCCTCTCCCTGATCCCATTCGATTCCATCTTTGGAAGCTCAGCTACCGCCTCTGGAACGCCTGCGTTGACCTCTCCAACGCCTCCCGCGCCACCACCCCATCCCCGTGCCTTGCTGATCTCCGACTCGCCGCTGCCGATATACTTCTCCTTGCCGGCGCGCCTCCTGGTGTTCCTTCACCTGAGATCAAGTCTGCTTCCTTCTTCCTCAAGACCGGCCTCTCCTATCATGATCTCCGCCGACTCGATCTCGCAGCTAAGTGCTTCGAGCGCGCTACGGATCTCATCTCCACCGTTCCAATCCATGGTGAAGAGGAGAGAAATCTCCTCCTTGAGGTTAACCTCGCTAGGTCCAGAACAGCTTGGGAGGATTCAGATCGGAATCTCGCGATCGCGTTGCTGAATAGGTCAAAAAACCTTGTAGCCACGTCGCCGGCAGCGTTCAAAGCCCTAGCTGAGCAATACCTCCAGTGCGCAAAGCTCGACCTCTCCAATCGATCTCAAGAGGGCGTTGGTCCGATTTCCGATGCCTCGAAGCTATTAAGCGAGGCGCTGGATCTATGCGAGAAGGGAATTTTGGAAGCAAAGGGGAAGGCAAGCGGGGACAAGCTAGCCCTAGAAGGTTTGAGGGAGAGGTGCTTGAAGTTCATCGCTGCGGAGAGGCTTGGGGCGGGGGACTACGAGGGAGTGCTGCGGTGCGTTAGGGTTTTGCGCGGCGGAAACACTAACCCTAGCGCTGGAGAGCATGCGAGCGTGGGGTACGTGGCGATGAGGGCATGGCTGGGGATGGGGAGGGTAGAAGAGGCGGAGAATGAGCTAAGGGCGATGATGGAGACGATGGGGGTTGCGACGGAGGGGGTGGTTCTGGCGGCAGCGGAGCTCTTTGTTGGGGTGGCGGGGGCGGAGGAGGGGAAAAGGGTGGTGGAGGGACTGGTAGGAAGGTGCCAGACTGGGGCGGCAACGGCGCTGAGATTGGTGAGGAGGGTGGCGGAGGGTGGGAATGGAACGGCGGCGGCTGCCACTAGGGTTAGCGTGGTGGCAGAGTTGGCCGGCGACGATAAGGTGGTGGCGGCGTTTGAAGTTCCGGCGGCGGCCAAGGAGCGTGCGGCGATGCACGCGTTGCTGTGGAACTT TGGAGCTGATCATTTTCGTTTGAAGGATTATCATACTAGTGCAGAGATGTTTGAGAAATCAATGCTTTATGTACCTAATGATGAGGAGAACAGACCAAGACGTTCAAACTGCTTCAGAGTGCTCAGCCTTTGCCACCTTGGTCTAGCTCAACTGGACCGAGCTCAGGAATTCATTGACGAAGCTGAGAag CTTGAACCCAACATCAAGTGTGCTTTCCTTAAG TTTAAGATATATCTGCAAAAGAAGGATGAGAAGCAGGCCATCAACCAGATGCAAACCATGGTTAGCTGTAGTGACTTCAACCCTGAATTCCTCACCCTTTCAACACATGAAGCCATTGCTTGCCAATCTTTTCCTGTAGCAGTTTCATCATTGGCCCTTCTCCTGAACCTCTACTCACCAGGGAAGCCAATGCCAATGTCAGAAGTTGCGGCTCTCCGTAATCTCATCACCCTCCTCCATCGAAGCTCTGACACTGACCATGAGATCCTCAAATACACAAAGCATGCTAGAATGCGAATGGCTGAGCTTGGTGCTGATAACTTCTTCGGGAAAGGAGCAGTCAGGAGCCGAGAACTGAATTGGTTTGCGGGGACTTCGTGGAATATGGGGCTGAAGACTGGAAAGGATAAGAGGTTTGATTTCTGTGCGGAGTTTTTGGAATTGGCCGCAGAATTCTACAGCACAAGCATTGACGGAAATGAAGGAAACCCTGCTATGCTATGGAAGTCATTAATTCTAAGTGTCAGTGCTATGATCAGTGTAGAGGAGCAACTGAAGGTTACTCTACCAAGTTCCGACATCAAGAAGGCTATAGAAATGCTCAACAGAGCTGGCAAG ATACTTTCCACACTGCCACCATCCATAGATCAGACAGGTGAGGAGTCAACCCTCATCTTCCTCCACACTTTCAACACATACCAACTCCTCAACAGGCTTGATGTAAATGACATCCGAAGCCAGCAACTCCAGCTGATCAAAAACTTTGCTTCCTTGAAAGCATGCACACCAGAGCATCTCCTTCATCTTGGTCTCGCAGCCTCTCAAGGCACACTGCCCAACCTAGATGCAGCTGAGTTTTCTCTCAATGCCTGCCTATCTGCAGCACTTGCTTTACCGTCACCAGACTACAGGATAATCAGCATTGCGATACGGAAACTAGCTGGTCTGGGTCAAGTGCATGGCAGTGATGCTGCTTATAGCATATATAAGCAGGCCTATCAGATAATAGTTGGTCTCAAGGAGGGAGAATACCCGGTCGAGGAGGGCAAATGGCTGGCAATGACTGCGTGGAACAAGTCAGGAATGGCAGTCAGGCTTCGACAAGTAGACACGGCGAGGAGGTGGATGAAGATGGGGCTGGATCTTTCCAGGCACCTTCCAGGCATGAACATATATACAAGAGAAATGGAACAGTGCTTTGAGAACTTTGAGAAACTTTGTGGCAGCACCAATAGTTTTACATCTGAAGCAGAAGAGACTGGCACTAAATCCATCAGCTAA
- the LOC120259169 gene encoding beta-hexosaminidase 3, translating to MPLREVTGGGGRRVFLGFVVVYLLAFVVVVDGDVHLWPMPASVSRGSRTLYLSSDLALKTDGSKFSDGSGILKDGFERMVELVRESRSVEGQVNGSDNLLAGLHVVVSSSNDSLYYGVDESYKLSIPATGNLIYGYIEASTVYGALHAFETFSQLCDFNLMTRTIELHGAPWNIIDQPRFSYRGLLIDTSRHYQPLSMIKKVIDAMAYSKLNVLHWHIVDRESFPIEIPSYPKLWNGAYSYSERYTVADAKEIVQYAEKRGINVLAEIDVPGHAISWGIGYPSLWPSANCQEPLDVSNELAFKVIDGILSDFSKIFKFKFVHLGGDEVNTSCWATSSHVNKWLDNHRLNESDAYKYFVLRTQSIAAKHGYEPINWEETFNNFGNKLNPKTVVHNWLGGGVAPAVVAAGLRCIVSNQDKWYLDHLDITWQDFYMNEPLKNISKPEQQKLILGGEVCMWGETVDASDIEQTIWPRAAAAAERLWTPLEMLAEDPKQVTTRLARFRCLLDRRGVAAAPLAAPGRGVPLGKGACLRQ from the exons ATGCCACTGAGGGAGGTGACCGGTGGTGGTGGCCGGAGAgtgtttctagggtttgttgtggtttatctattagCTTTTGTTGTGGTGGTTGATGGTGATGTTCATTTGTGGCCAATGCCGGCGTCGGTGAGCCGGGGATCCCGGACTCTTTATTTGAGCAGTGATTTAGCTTTGAAGACTGATGGTAGTAAGTTCTCCGATGGCTCGGGGATCTTGAAGGATGGTTTTGAGAGGATGGTTGAGCTTGTGAGAGAGTCTCGTAGTGTGGAAGGACAAGTAAATGGTTCTGATAATTTGCTTGCTGGTCTTCATGTTGTTGTTTCTTCATCCAATGATTCG TTGTACTATGGCGTCGACGAATCCTATAAGTTATCTATTCCTGCAACTGGAAATTTGATATACGGATACATCGAG GCATCGACAGTTTATGGAGCGCTTCATGCCTTCGAG ACATTCAGCCAACTCTGTGATTTCAATCTCATGACTAGAACTATCGAGCTTCATGGTGCTCCCTGGAATATTATTGATCAACCAAGGTTCTCTTACCGGGGACTTCTAATTG ATACATCAAGACATTATCAGCCACTGTCGATGATAAAGAAAGTGATCGACGCAATGGCCTACTCTAAGCTG AATGTTCTACACTGGCATATAGTCGACAGGGAGTCCTTTCCAATAGAGATTCCTTCGTATCCGAAACTCTGGAACGGCGCCTACTCTTATTCTGAGAGATACACAGTGGCTGATGCTAAGGAAATTGTGCA GTATGCAGAAAAGCGGGGTATCAATGTATTGGCTGAGATCGATGTGCCTGGCCATGCCATATCATG GGGTATCGGTTATCCTTCTTTATGGCCATCTGCTAACTGCCAAGAGCCACTTGATGTTAGCAATGAGTTGGCATTCAAAGTAATAGATGGAATTCTTTCAG ATTTCAGTAAGATTTTCAAGTTCAAATTTGTCCATTTGGGAGGCGATGAAGTTAACACCA GTTGCTGGGCGACATCTTCGCACGTGAACAAATg GTTGGATAACCATAGGTTGAATGAGTCGGACGCCTACAAATACTTCGTCTTGCGAACACAAAGTATAGCAGCAAAACATGGATACGAACCTATTAACTG GGAGGAAACATTCAACAACTTTGGTAACAAGTTGAACCCCAAAACCGTAGTACATAATTG GCTTGGGGGTGGAGTTGCACCAGCAGTAGTAGCTGCCGGATTAAGGTGCATTGTTAGTAATCAAGATAAGTGGTACTTGGATCACCTAGATATAACATGGCAAGATTTCTATATGAATGAGCCTCTCAAGAATATTAGCAAACCTGAACAACAGAAATTGATCCTGGGTGGTGAGGTATGCATGTGGGGTGAAACCGTAGATGCATCAGACATCGAACAAACCATTTGGCCTCGTGCAGCAGCTGCGGCAG AACGGTTATGGACGCCATTGGAGATGCTAGCCGAAGATCCAAAGCAAGTTACTACAAGACTGGCTCGCTTTAGGTGCTTGCTAGATAGGAGAGGGGTTGCTGCTGCACCACTTGCGGCACCAGGACGAGGCGTTCCTCTCGGCAAGGGTGCTTGCCTTAGACAGTAG
- the LOC120259261 gene encoding ankyrin repeat-containing protein At5g02620-like, with amino-acid sequence MEKQQSFRIAALEKLQSFREKKPKDNICKRGDTQLHLAARAGNTALAERTISECKESQLKDLVSKQNQDGETALYVAAESGHVEVVCEILKVSDMQAAAIKANNSFDALHIAAKQSHAGVIKELLSSFPPLAMTTNIGNSTALDTAAAQGHIDVVNLLLETDASLAKIARNNGKTVLHSAARMGHVEVVKTLLSKDPGLGMRTDKKGQAPIHMAVKGYNVEMIMELLKPDPSSVINLEDNKGNTPLHIATRKGRPEVLRALLSVESIDVNAVNRAGETALGIAERISNEEAATILRAAGAVVVKHTAPVTAKQLKQTVSDIKHGVQSQLRQTRQTGLRVQKIRKRLQKLHISGLNNAINSNTVVAVLIATVAFAAIFTVPGQYVEDPTDGYTLGEAYIATDPAFTVFLVFDSLALFISLAVVVVQTSLIVIQQKAKTLMVFVMNKLMWISCLFISIAFVALTFIVVGRNGWWLSWCTLAIGTSIMLTTMGSMCYCIIIHRIEEKNLRNITRTSRSRSKSFTLSVASDSEILNNEYKKIYAI; translated from the exons ATGGAGAAACAGCAGAGTTTTCGAATTGCTGCTCTTGAGAAGCTGCAGAGCTTTAGGGAGAAGAAGCCGAAGGACAATATCTGCAAGCGTGGTGACACACAACTCCATCTTGCGGCAAGAGCTGGCAACACTGCACTTGCTGAGAGGACAATTTCAGAGTGTAAAGAGAGTCAGTTGAAGGACTTGGTATCGAAGCAGAACCAGGACGGAGAGACTGCATTGTATGTTGCGGCAGAGAGTGGACATGTTGAGGTTGTTTGTGAGATTTTGAAGGTTTCTGATATGCAGGCGGCTGCAATCAAGGCGAACAACAGTTTTGATGCTCTTCATATTGCTGCCAAGCAGAGTCATGCTG GAGTGATAAAAGAGCTTTTATCGTCTTTCCCTCCTCTTGCCATGACTACCAACATTGGAAATTCTACGGCCTTGGATACTGCTGCGGCTCAAGGTCATATTGACGTTGTGAATCTTTTATTAGAAACAGATGCAAGTCTTGCAAAGATTGCTCGTAACAACGGCAAAACTGTCCTCCATTCAGCAGCAAGAATGGGTCATGTAGAGGTTGTAAAAACCCTTTTAAGCAAGGATCCTGGTCTTGGTATGCGAACAGATAAGAAGGGTCAGGCACCAATTCATATGGCGGTGAAAGGCTATAATGTTGAGATGATAATGGAGCTGCTGAAACCTGATCCTTCTTCTGTAATCAACTTGGAGGATAACAAGGGTAACACGCCACTCCATATTGCTACGAGGAAGGGACGTCCTGAG GTTTTGCGAGCTTTATTATCGGTTGAAAGTATCGATGTCAATGCAGTTAACCGAGCAGGCGAGACTGCGCTTGGAATTGCAGAAAGAATATCTAATGAAGAAGCTGCCACCATTTTAAGAGCAGCTGGTGCTGTAGTAGTGAAACATACAGCTCCAGTGACTGCGAAACAATTGAAGCAGACGGTTAGTGATATAAAACATGGTGTCCAATCACAACTCCGGCAAACCCGTCAAACAGGTCTGAGGGTtcagaaaataagaaagaggctGCAGAAGCTGCACATAAGTGGGCTTAACAATGCTATCAATTCAAACACTGTCGTCGCTGTGCTAATAGCCACTGTAGCTTTTGCTGCAATATTTACAGTCCCCGGTCAGTATGTTGAGGATCCTACCGACGGATATACTCTAGGGGAAGCCTACATTGCTACCGACCCAGCATTCACTGTGTTTTTGGTGTTTGACTCGTTGGCCCTCTTCATCTCCCTCGCTGTTGTGGTAGTCCAGACTTCGCTGATTGTTATCCAGCAGAAGGCGAAGACATTGATGGTTTTTGTGATGAACAAACTGATGTGGATTTCTTGCCTCTTCATATCGATCGCCTTCGTAGCACTCACCTTCATTGTAGTAGGCCGCAATGGGTGGTGGCTATCTTGGTGTACATTGGCAATAGGCACGTCGATAATGCTAACGACGATGGGTTCCATGTGCTACTGCATTATTATACATAGAATCGAAGAGAAGAACTTGAGGAATATAACAAGAACATCTAGAAGCAGGTCGAAATCGTTCACTCTGTCGGTCGCTTCAGACTCGGAGATACTAAATAATGAATACAAGAAGATTTATGCTATCTAG